In Cydia pomonella isolate Wapato2018A chromosome 12, ilCydPomo1, whole genome shotgun sequence, the sequence TCTTGAACTACTTTAAAGCGTTCATCAAAATGGAAGCACCGTTCAAAGTTCTATCCGATGGTGATAAAGTTCTACCGCCGCCATTGCAAGCAGCCATTGACAAAATCGTAGAAAAAGAAGGATATATAACGTACAAAACGGTCAACAGGTCAATTTCAACCAGCGGCGGTAACTTCTTGGCAAACCTGTTCGAAGTTGACATTAAAGGAAAAACTGTGGATGGTGATAAAGAGACCAAtatctttattaaaaataaaatggatgACATACAAGTGACTATTATAGATGTTGCAGAATGTTACAGCTTGGAGAATTTCTTTTACGGACACCTCTCAAAACTGTATGATGATATACAAAACAAAGCCAATATTCCAGTTGAAGAAAGATACAATATGGTTAAAAGTTACGATGCCATGAACCCGAACGCAATAATTCTGGAGAACCTTGCTAAAAAGGGCTTCACGACGGTTCATCGAATGGAAGTCGCTCCTCTTAAGTTTGCACAACTCTCTGTTCAGCAGCTGGCGAGGTTCCACGGTTTATCCTGGGTCTTGGAAGAACAACATCCTGAATACTTTGCAAAGAAAATTAGGTCATTGAAATTTACATTGCAATTTAACGATGATTATCAAAAATTCATTGATAATATGAGCACGTATACGGACAAATGTGTGGATGAAGACCAGAAAGATAAACTGAACAAATTCAAGTCCGGCTTTCTGGAGACCTTGAAAAAGAACCACTTTGATAATGCCGGAATTAGATGCTGCTTATGCCATGGAGACTACAGGGCTAACAATATTCTTGTGAAAaaagtaagtacatttattattgtaatCTATTTAGCATAGTGTTGTATAGTAACGCGTGTGGCAAGATCGGGAAAAGGTCTATCAAGTCAATTGaattcgaaatttaatttatgcaataaagttatCATTCCAACTAATCAAAATTacgtatattatttaaaaggtTTATGGATTTATAAATACAGTCTCTATTGTTGTTTTATGTTTCTCTAATAACcggtaaacaaaaatataaatattatattgcaGGATGGCGATAATATAACTGAAGTCATACCAGTGGACTATCAGTTGCTGTACTACGGGTGTCCTGTCCTTGACTTCATCTATTTCATCTTCCTTTGCACAGACCAAGAGTTTAGAAGAAACCATCTTAATGATCTGAAAGACCTGTATTACGAAAGTTTAAGAATGTTCCTTAAGTACTTTAACATGGATGTTGAGTCAGTGTACCCACGGCGTGAATTTGAAACAGAGTACAAGAAAAGACTAGATTTTGGTCTAGCATATAGTCTTCTGCTGACGCCCATACTCTTCACTAATGATGATGACGTCCCTGACATTGCTAAAGATGATTTGGGAACACTTTCTGTTACTCCAGATCCGAAAATGGATGAAAGGGTTAGAGGTCTTTTAGATGATTTTGAAAAATGGGGTATTTTTCGTTAGTTTATTTCCtgcatatttttgattttgtattAATTCGTCATTATGATAAGGGGCTATATTTTTAGCatgttatttatattgttttaataaccACATCACAATCTTTCTTGTGTAAacatgtcctattatatttatttattattattattatttttttgggcTTTTAGAGTAGAACAACAATTTACATTATAGTACAAAAGTAAcagaacaaaaacaaatgtcatCTTATTTGTACAAGAGTGAAGTTATTCCTTTCACAGTAGTTATTTTTCTGTAAACGATTTTAGCTCCCTAAACtgaataacataaaaataacttactaaTTTTcagtagtgtaaatttattcgttagcgaaacgtgatgtacgcgtttgcgttaagtctcattttgtatgggatttttagttaatttattaattagaaatgaaattaataaaaatttcaagtgtaataaacacacgtaaagttagttaaattgcaaacagtgttcggaaatgttttgttaattaaaaaaaaggtaccaagatagaggtctgattatatttttcctgtaaaatttatagtacctaatgttaatattgtgtaaaaaaaatatatttttttggtaaatttcGGATATATGGGGGGGGGGACTTGATATTTCTCACATTTTTCTCCATAAATCAATCTTTtttaatacgaaaaaaaaaaaaatcggaatgtacaatttaagctctttcaaatgataccccacttgacctagtcactagactctgaaattttgccccttcttcataatttgacattttccatagttatcaaaaattaaaaataatactttcaacgTGTCaaggttagcgttgttcataactattccaaatttcaaatcgatagcttaagtggttctcgagatatttagcgttgtgacagacggacggacggacagagtcgtgGCTAAAAATGgtatcttgagcgttgcgagcgTTCCAAGGCCGAGACGtgaacaaacttttctgccctggtgGAACACAAACGAGCCGCgttcaccaaccaacgagaggtatacACTAGatataaaacattataaatctaaattaatgtttttaaaaattgaccattaaaaaccatcacttaaaattCTATTCAACCGGTTAATATGAAGAAATATCACTaaatttgcactctagaggactgatTGACACCCTGTTTATAAAGAgtaaagaaagcctttccaacttgtaaattcggagtaatactttttaattcagactaggtatgcACTATACAAAGTACCGTtacgcaaagtatttgtatttaaaaaagtattttgaaaataccttcatcatcatatcagccttttatcgcccactgctgagcataggcctctcttccagtacgccacttgtcccgatcctgagctaatcgcatccagaagtgtcccgcaattttccgaatgtcgtccacccaacgagccaacgtacgccaggggcttctttcatccgaaagcggccaccattccgttaacactttagtccacctgccatcactctgcctagcaacatgtcccgcccaactccattttaggttggtaatgacgcaacccacgtctagcaccttggtgcgacgacggatctcgacattccttactcgatcttgaagcttgataccgagcatggcgcgctccatggctctctgtgctacacagattttatgcacagcctccttggtgagcgtccatgtctcggcaccgtaggtcatggtgggcaggacacattgattgaagaggcgagttttcaggcattgtggaatgttaGCAGGTCTCAGGATGTCCGCTAATTTATTAAATGCCGCCCAACCCAGCTGAATTCTCCTGGAGATCTCCTTCTGCTGATGtgttttgtcaaatgatagaatATGTCCAAGATACAAGTACTGCTCGACCACCTCTAGTATTTCGTTCCCAACCTTAATGATTGGAATCGATTTACCGGGGATGTTCGTCATAATCTTAGTCTTAGACATATTCATCTTGAGACCTACCTTCAAAGAAGCGTGGTATAGgcgaaaatacctattttgtattaagtattttaaatacaaatgaaaactattttatattttgcataCATAGGATATCAAGGAAGtacttgtattttgtatttaaatacttttcacaaaatatttttcacatggaaactgaatggcatagttattattattattattttctgcaaaaagtaattaatagcgttgttgtaacacgcaaattatatttgaatccaccaaacatattaaaaactatgacatactTATCAATGGCATTTCGAatatcaatcgtccgagatagtacttgcgttaaTAAacgtataaactcatactaaacactaatcaatatataaacacgccctaaggcaagtgtacatgctCGTAGGAACCTTATTAGAAGAAAATAAATCATTagctccaaaatggagttaattagaatacaggtttctttgagaaaatcacttaatttaagctcaggaatgcgcacttaaaataaacggactttaaaaaacaCCGGTATAAAGAAAGtcattggacccgggtacgtccttaaccTACGTCCActagagaggtatgggcattgtgaatgtcatctcgctctgggtggtagggcacagcacagcggatgtcattccagatctagagcagagccgaactggggaagtacctccaccttacagaaaatcgcagccaaataacactagaccctactcatagtgttgtgttcctgccggtgagtaaggttgccagagctcaacgaggggcgcccctcccgcccctcgttgagctctggcaacctttgggttagggtcggaaacgcgcatgtaactcctctggagttgcaggcgtacataggctacggatactgcttaccatcaggcgggctgtatgcttgtttgccaccgacgtagtataagaaAAAAGTCATACTACCCGCTTGTGTCGACAAATTGACACGCCAACGTCATGACAAGGCCCAACGTATACCTCTGacaaataatatacaataacATGACTACGCCTTTTCCTTGTAAATACTGTCATTCACCACCTATACGTATAATTACTCTGTAATTTACTATGTTTACCATTAAAGCGTCACGTGTTTACAAAACAGTAATTtttgtacagtcaccatcagatatttTGGAGCGGCCGAGTAGCTCTTAATATTTGAACATGCACTCTAACGCATTGGCAATAGAGGCGTTTTAAGATATTTGGCCATTCCGATATATATGGCGACTGTATTTCACTGTatactatgtacagtcagcatcaaaagtagcggatcaaacaaggtttcaaaagtatctaccattctgtaacagcttaacaaaagttgatggttctatatgtagacaaatttagactgtaaaagatatagttttgaaggtgatttttagagaattatctgtatttggaaaagttatccggaatatcagatacttttggcgcgttgtttcatccgctacttttgatgctgactgtactcgcGGCGAACACGTTGCGTGCTCGCGGCGAACAAGTTGCGTCATCAAATACCACCGCTAAATCATTGTAGAAAAATAATTCTGTGTTGAATATATCAGGGACTGATACAACACTTAAATGATCACCGGGaattataattttgacatttaaatttgTTTCCATATGACCATTTTCTGTAAATCCTGTGTCATTTACCAAAAATTACCACCGTCAGTAAATATAGCTTTAGTTGCTAGTTTATGATCTTGATAACCTTCTTTCTCAACTATACTATTGATTTCTTCTTTAACTTTTAGAGGAAATTGATCACAATTTTCACTTAACTTATAgttagaagattttttttaacttattttgcaGCAGATCCGAGCAAATACGGACTGGACCGTTTTAAGCTTTTTTGTATGGTTTGCATATACTGCAATATTTGCAGtgttatgtacagtcgccatcagatatatggtagcggccaaggtactcaaatatttcggagcagcattaaatttcaatatattagttacgatagataaggtctataatatcggaccatataattcgccataaatttgggagcagcgacttttcaattaattcgtgACATACAATAAGGTAAAGATATCGTAACAAACAGATCGTCAATGGTATCTAAGCAGTCAAGGTGATCATAAAGATCGGAACATTTATAGAAAATGTACCTTAAGTTTGTGTAATACAACTTAAAGTAGTTAAGATTGGACCCATGAAAATAAGGTTTCAGACAGGCATTAATACTATGTTATCAatactttaaatttagaacgaaattgtttgttgtgacaTTCACCGAAAAGAGTGTGGACTTGTCATCGTGACAAAATACCTATGTTTCCGTCTTTTTCGaattagacaattttttttacaaaactaaatgcCTACAAAATCGTTGTTTCGACGCAATGTCAAAATTGGCGGGCGTAGAATGAGTAGCTTAATTTCGTCAAATTATGTCAGATGTCAGATGCTTAATGGCGTAATTGATAGTCCCTTGACTATTAACCTTTTCCACGCCAAAGACGTATATATCGGCACCACAGGTCCAACGCCAAAGACCGATATATCGGTCACCCACCACAGAGCAAAATAGTCCTACATGCACACGCATAAAGTTTAActtcatttttgacatttagatgtcGTGGCATCTGAGTGGTAGGTTTTGCGTTTGACATGGCGTCGAAAAAGTTAAAGCACAAAGTCATGGGTTCAGATCTGATGTAAGTAATGGTCTAAGAGCTGGCCACGTCAGATGTCACACAATAATGAGAGGTTTGTAATCAGTCCAGTTAGATTGCATAACCATCCTTATTGCTAGATCCGGGCATCTGGCAGCTTTTAATGGGTGGAGATCAGAGTGACAGACCAACAAAGTTTTTAAGTTGAAAAAAAGTAATGACgcaataggtaaaaactgctaaAGTTGTGTCATTTATAGAGAACAGGGcctatattttaacattagaacaaaaaacattgtgtattatTGCGCAAACAAGAACAGTAGGCGAGTaaccaaaaattacattatacatcATTTGGCACTACTTCCGCCAATCGAAACctttagatattatatgtataatctaattaattacataatttttcataatattggatCAAAACCAGAACTCTagaatttattttcttcaagTTATTTGCTTTCTTTTACCTCCACCACTTTACAGCTGCCAGATGTCCGgatctagaaataagcatagtaTTGCAAACTAACTAGAGGGGTTTCGTTGCTCTCATTATTGTGTCATATCTGACGTGGCCAGCTCCCCGTCTAAGTTAAAATCCATAATTCCACGGACTGATTTGACAGCTCCTGGCATACAAAGCGAttgtcaaatgtatgaaaagagctgtcaaaTCAGTCCGCGGATTTATGAATTCTACCTTATAAgtagttttgcttttttttggataaaaataacattattatttcctttattcattttcGTTCTTAGGCTacgttttacattattattatcgtgtatgtctttcccgaccacggaacaatggtgttccggacctttgggaggcgtatgcggagccgaagccaacgcgcagaggcccttttgacaatttaatgaaAAGAGAGGGGTACACTAAGCGACAGCACCCGCcatggtgtaaggactattgagagttaatggagtctaaaatgtactaggctattgggtgaataGTATGGACTGATTACTGGGCTATTGGATGAagaaccggacgcctgcctaataaaacggtatccaattttatttccggcagacggtgactcgccctccgcaagatgggcccccataaaaagcgacatcaaagatggctcaagggcaacaccggtgcgGGAGCTGGGGGTAGAGaggtgtcactggactttaaacATATAGCCAACTCGCCACGTAGGTTTCCACATCTACCCTCGAAAACAAAGCTCTAACGACCCCACTCTGGacagccggctaaggcaagccagaggcagggGACCTGTCCCACCATCCGACAGGGCACCCCAGGGGCACTCAGGTACGTGGAGTCGCTACtctccaacagctcgccacaagctgccctgcgttgactgattgcgcTGGTGAAAACCAgtgggcgatggggtcgtcacatccctacgcctctATTGTCCAGGCGATAAAGTGCTTGTtcgcatatttttgagtaccctggccgctccgatgtatctgatggcgactgtacagtcgccatcaaatatatcggagcggcgaaggcactcaaaatatctgaacatgcactttatcGCCTTGAGAATAgcgttgttcagatatttgtgaccaccttggccgctccgatatatctgatggcgactgcacttAAAATGATTagtataggtatctaatatcTATCACGTTTGAATTGTTGATCAAGTACTAGAACCTACTTGGTAATTATCTTTCACGTGCGAACTCTTTTAACTCGCGTAGTCCTACTTCAAACTGCGTTCGATATTTGATTTCTTCATGTTTTCTTGGTTTTCTATATTCTTGACGTTGACAACTTCCTGCAATTGTTATCCTcgtaatattttatcgaaagtAGACtgcgaaaattgttattttaatctttaacaattttgcccacgaccatgataccctaTCGCgtagatattgaaataaaaaagaaaattatacaattgcGGAATGATGGTCTGCCTATAACAGACGTAGCTAATGAAGTTGGAGTTGCAGTAAGTATTGTTTACTATACATACTTACAGAATTTAAATGCAAAGGTTATTAcgataatgatttaataaattaaaattttatttcagagaAACACCGTGTATCGATGGCTGGAGAGATGGCAGCAAGAAGGAGCTTTGTCGAATCATGTATCTTTTGGACGTCCACGTTCTACGACACGGCGTCTAGACATGGATATTATAAATCAAGCTCGTGAAGAAAGATTCATAAATACCACCCAGTTTGCAAACCAATACCAAGTATCGAGCAGTACCATACGACGGCGTCTAAAAGAGGGTGGTTTACAAAATAGAGTGCCAGCAAGGAAACCGGCACTAACTGATAGACACAAAGAGGACAGGTTGCAATTTGCAGCTAGGTATttgaatcataattttaataaagtcaTTTTTATGGACGAAAAGGTGTTCTGTTCAGCAGATAATGGCAGAATGAGTTAGAGACAATACGCGTTATCTGGAGCAAAATGTAGTGCCTAACCGCCAGAGTGGGCGTATTACAATTGGATTTTGGGGCTGGATGTGTAAAGATGGCCCAGGGGAGCTGGTAGAAATTACAGGTCGTATGAATGCGGTGGATTACAAAGAAATACTTGAGGAGTCGTTTTTGCCTACTGCCCAAATATTTTACCCCAATGAGCATATAACATTCATGCAAGACAACAGCTCGGTGCATAATGCTCGCTTGGTTCAGGGATGGATTCATGACCACAGAGATGTGCTGACTCGCATAAAAATGCCTGCAAAGAGCCCCGATCTCAACCCCATAGAAAATCTATGGGGTAAAATGGTGCAAGAGTGGGACGGAAACCAGTGTCGCACCAAAGATGCTTTAAGACGCCACGCTCTTAACGTTTGGGAGTCTTTTAGAGGGCGAAACGTGTGTGAAAATCTGGTCGGCTCAATGCGAAGACGATTGCAAGCTGTATTAAACGCCGAGCCACCGGGAAGTTACACGAAGTACTAACGTTTTCACAGGCTGAAGAAAAGcagagttttattttgtttacggcTAGCGAAGCACGTattaaaaggttattttaatggtataagtaaatattgttcgtgtttgattcttaaaataaaaatattttctactaaatcagtttttttatttatattaagtttttatattcatatgaaTAAGGTAGTGATACCAATGATCGACAACTTAATACCCAATAAACGACACCAGTAGTTCAcgtctattacttatgaaataagGTTGAAAGTGTCGATCATTGCGTGAATATCGAGCACTGGTGTCGTTAGCTTACCTATCAATATACAGTTTTCGAGAATGCTGCTTGAAATTATCTCATGTGTCTAAGAAACTTACTTGCTCATCCATAATAGTCGTCAAAATCATCCTTGACATTGACAACTTAGTCAATATAGGTAGTAACGAATTCAAATGTGTAggtagtcgccatcaaatatatcggagcggacaaatatctgaacatgtactttatcgccttgacaatagaggttttgttcagatatttgtgaccaccttggccgctccgatatatctgatggcgactgtactatgtcatacggatttacagtatattttttcataaatgttcCGATATTTATGATCACCTTGACTGCTTAGATACCATTGACGATCTGTTTGTTACGATATCTTTGTCTCATTGTATGTCACGAATTAATTGTAAAGTCGCTGCTCCCAAATTTACGGCGAATTATATGGTCCGATATTATAGACCTATAGATAAGGTCTATAATATCGtaactaatatattgaaatttaatgctgctccgaaatatttgagtaccttggccgctaccatatatctgatggcgactgtacaatgaaTTACTAGGTTTTATGTAAGTGTTTGTTTGGGAAGattgtatttaagataaaaaaatacatcaaacaAGTACGACCATGAATGCAGATTATGTCATTAAATACGTAAGAAATGTTTACTACAAAAAACAAGATATCCATATAAACTTGTACCAGTAGGAGGGGCGCGACAGTATCTTTCCCGCTAGATATACAACCCATCCCTCTCTTATTAATACAGTGAGAAAAAGACAGGTAGGTCGGGTAGTCTATCTTACCTAGTGTTCTTTTTTCTTAAATACTCTTTATTCCTAAGAGTTATATTTAAATCTAAAGCAgtatttttatcataatatCAACAACCAGACCTGCAGCAACCTGATAATAGGTACctgtgatttaagtattttctcagttctctacatatatatatatatatatatatatatatatatatatatatatattttatatataaatttacgcttttgttatgtacgctataagtttacactattattattttttcaattgtacatcgaataatttaaaattaggaaactataggtctataacgaaatcaatccatagctattagctaagttgctcataatatgtttattttaagactgtttgtttctcaataaattaagaaaaaaaaaatatataaatattataaggataTTCAATTACCATCCGGGGAACATACAACCCCTGCCTCTaaatacatttgaaacgcaATTTAAGCGATGGCACAAGAACAGTACCCCCTAGAACAgtactaaacgcaaacgcgtacgtcacgtttcaaaacgtacgcgtttgcgtttagtctcattttgtatgggtttttgaacagcgcgccaagcgggacgttttggaaactcaaaatcctatacaaaatgagacttaacgcaaacgcgttcgtcacgttatgatgtcgatcaaagttacactaggggtacagattactCTTCAAATTACTTGGAGACCGATTCTGATTAACTAATTTGTTATGGTGATGTTATAATGTCACCTTGACATGGCTCACGGTGCATCTTGTGCCCTCTAATAGCGAGATATCTAATGATATGACTTCTAATGCTTTTTCTTCTCATGAATCAACATGAGCCATCgtcattattaattaaaaattggaTTTATGCGTGTATGGACTATAAGGAAACATGGCGatgtataaaaatgtctactAACATAAATTTGTCCGATTATTAGAAAGACAATATATCAAAACGTTCAAGTCTAGTCAAgtcgaaatataataaataatcggccaagagcatgtcgggccacgctcagtgtagggttccgtagttactcttccgtcacaataagctaaactggagcttaaagtatagtaaattgttaaccaagggatgaaacggtagctttcacccgagttaagcaTTTGTTTGCCTAtttaggcaaatttgcataatcagtacctaattaaagtaagcctttttactatgaagggaaaactttttgcgataactcaaaaatagctaaactgatcatgtccgctatagttttcatttaatgtctttcttaagctctacttccacgatttttttcatattttttggacctatggttcaaaagttagaggggggggacacatttttttttctttcggagtgattatctccgaatatattgactttatcaaaaaatgtttcttgaaaacccctattagttttgaaagacctttccaacgatatcccacactttagggttgaagcgaaaaaaaaatttcacccccacttcacgtgtaggggaggtaccctaaaaaaaattaaatttttagattttattgtacgactttgtcggctttattgatttataaatccatgccaaatttcagctttctagcactaacgaccacggagcaaagccccggacagacagacagacagacagacagacggacatggcgaaactataagggttcctagttgactacggaaccctaaaaatgactattatcaaagtataaaaatgtctacaatCATAGTATTGTATCATCTATCAATCATGTTTGTATACAtcgtcatattttattttagtctaTTGTtgcaacatatttatatttcatctAATATACACgtggacatttttatactttgtcaAAATTATACAGCGACGAAATTATTCCAGTGGACATTTGTATACATTTCATTATAGTCCATACACGCATAAATCCAAAATTGTAACACATTTCTAAATTATAATCGGCCTCTGGCTAAACGTGTAAAAAAGTAGAGATTGTGGTTTTGAATATACATTGTaatctatatattttattaatttactacagattataatacttacaactttaaataaagttatctATGCAAAGAAAAATAGAACATTGCACGGAAACATATTTGCGCCTTATCGCaccataataattatgtttatatttttttacttaagtgtattttataataaatatttttcatcctcatgctctgaaagtgggtcgttgttgttctaaaagtgtgcagaaaatgatacgtttctacTCAAGAGCACTGTACTTGCTAAgttcgtttttttctttttttttaggataaacttttaaaattttggTTCTAAAATGATTTGTGGtaaaatttccattctgattatGAACTCCCCATTACATAATGATAACCGATGATGAAGGCTTTCTCGAGTGCAGCCTACAATCGGTATTGGATATGGTCACATCACTATAGCACGGCAAGAACTGACAGATGAGCATCGCGGCAATGGCGGCATCGTAGTGGAGTTTCCCAAGTTATGTCTGTTTTTATTGtcttaaatcctttatttgatTATCACTGGTGTATTTTATTTAGTCTAacaataaataacgatatttctacctaaattgttaattgaaagtatccTCAAGAAATAACTACTGAAGTTTATTCTTAGtcgtgttttttaaatacaaatgtattttattttttcgtattcgaaatgaaaagtagagtgttcaactcgggtgaaaggcaccatttcagtctcg encodes:
- the LOC133523215 gene encoding uncharacterized protein LOC133523215 — encoded protein: MEAPFKVLSDGDKVLPPPLQAAIDKIVEKEGYITYKTVNRSISTSGGNFLANLFEVDIKGKTVDGDKETNIFIKNKMDDIQVTIIDVAECYSLENFFYGHLSKLYDDIQNKANIPVEERYNMVKSYDAMNPNAIILENLAKKGFTTVHRMEVAPLKFAQLSVQQLARFHGLSWVLEEQHPEYFAKKIRSLKFTLQFNDDYQKFIDNMSTYTDKCVDEDQKDKLNKFKSGFLETLKKNHFDNAGIRCCLCHGDYRANNILVKKDGDNITEVIPVDYQLLYYGCPVLDFIYFIFLCTDQEFRRNHLNDLKDLYYESLRMFLKYFNMDVESVYPRREFETEYKKRLDFGLAYSLLLTPILFTNDDDVPDIAKDDLGTLSVTPDPKMDERVRGLLDDFEKWGIFR